TTGTTTTAAAAGGAAAGATGGATGATTTTAGTGAATTTTTGTTTCAAAAGCCTGAACATGATTATGTTGTAATTTTTAATGCAGGTCCTGGGCATGAAATAAAAATTGATGGCGATAAAATTTATTAATAACTAAGAGGCAGGGTTTTAAAGTTAATCAGTTTTAAAGAAATTAATAACTGAAAGTAAATACTTTAAATAATGCCATTTTTTTAACTAAAAAAGTTAGAGGGGTCAAAATGAAGAAGGGTTGTCTTGTTCTAGTGGGGTTGTTTGTTTTAATCTTTGCAGTGCCGGCATATTCACATTTTCAGATGATTTATACACCAGAGTCAGCTTTGACAAATGCATCTGAAATAGATCTTAAGCTTGTATTTACCCATCCCTTTGATGGGGGATATACAATGGATATGGGAAAACCAGTTAAGTTCTTTGTTGTAAAAAGAGAAAGAAAAACAGATCTTTTAAAAACTCTTAAGCCAATTGAGTGGAAAAGCTCTACAAATTCGGGGAAGGCCTATGAAGCAAAATTTAAATTAAGGGGAATGGGAGATAATGTTTTTTGCCTTGTTCCTGAACCATACTTTGAAAAAAATGAAGATATTTACATTCAGCAGATAACTAAAATGATTGTAAACACTGCTGGTTTTCCAACAGACTGGGATTTGGAAACAGATCTTCCAACAGAAATTGTTCCCCTTGATAAGCCTTATGCACTTTGGACAGGTAATGTATTTAGAGGAATTGTTAAAAGTAATGGAAAGCCGGTTCCTTATGCTGAAATTGAAGTTGAATACCTTAATCACCAGCCTTTAATTGACAAAAATGAGTTTGCAAAGGAGGGTGCAGTAGAAGCTCCCCAGGATTCTTTTGTAACCATGGGAATCAAGGCAAACTCAAATGGAGAGTTTACTTTTGGTATTCCAAAAGCTGGATGGTGGGGTTTTTGTGCTCTTGGATCCGGACCTTCAAAAAAATATAAAGGAAAGGAACTTTCCCAGGATGCTGTTATCTGGATCCAGGCAAGAGATATGAAATAGTTTTGATTATAATTAAAGGCACAATGGCTTAGTCCATTGTGCCCGGTTAATAAAAAAACAAACAAAAAGAGGATAAGATGGGGGAGATTTTTGTATTTATTATTGTTGGAATATCAGTAGTTTATGTGGTCAGAAAGCTTTACCTTTCTTTTAAGAACGATTCTATAGATTCCGGTTGTCAGGGATGCTCAGGGTGTGAAAATCCCAAAATCAAAAAATAGTCAATTGTAAAATAAGATTTTGCAAATCTGATTTTGATTTAAATGATTCTAGGCTTATCCATTTCAGGGTTGTATTTTTGTTTAATGAGTTATTTAATTGATTAATAAAAACTTTAGATTGAAAATATGATAAATTTGATTAATTTAAGTAATTGTCAGATTTAATATATTAACTTTTAAATAAAAAACTTGATAATGGGAAATACTTTTAAATCAAAATGGAAATTAAAAGATCTTATTGACTTTGACTATTTTCTTTTTTTAAGAAAAAATAATGATAAGGATAGGAGATCTTCAGACAGGGAATTTTATCTGGACAAAATAGCTCCTTTTGCTAATTTTGAAAGCTCCAATTTTAATCAAAAGGATCTTTTATATTTATGGGCCAGTGCAAAAAAAACAGAACTTATTAAAATTTCCAATCCCCAGCTTCCAGGTGAGTGGTCAGTATCTGCAGTAAAATTAATTGTATTGATATTTTCTGTCTTGTTTTTTTTAATTGGGCTTTTTACTGCTTTTGGATTTTTGTCATATTCAGGAGTTTCTCCTATTAATGTATTTTATTATTTTGGAATTTTTGCAGGATTTCAAATTTTAATTTTACCTTTTGCTTTTATTCCTTTCTTTTTTCGGAATGAGAAAAGTTTTTTTAAAAAATTTTCTTTGTTTTTACCAGTGGCTGGTTTTTTTAAAATAGCTTTCCAAAAAATTTTCAAAAAATTCTTTCATAAATCTTCATCTGACCCAAGCGTTTTATATTCTTTTGATTTTTTAAAATACAGCCAGCCTTTGTTCTGGCTTTTTTTTACAATTTCTCAAGGGATAATTGCTTTATTTAGTACAGGAGTATTGATAGGAACCCTTATTAAGGTAACTGGTTCTGATCTTGCCTTTGGGTGGCAAACAACTTTAAATCCAGGGGCTGAATATATTTACAAAATTGTAAGTTTTATTGCTTCTCCCTGGGCATGGTTTATTCCAGAGTCCATGGCAAATCCTTCTATGGATCAAATTATAGGCAGCAAAATTATTTTAAAAGAAGGGATTGCTTCACTTTCAACCCAAGACATGACTTCATGGTGGCCTTTTCTTTGTTTTTCTGTATTGTTTTATTCGATAATTCCAAGGTTTATAATTATGCTGGTGGCATATTTTAATTATAGCCGAACCATTAAAAAATATCCTAAAGACAGTTCAGAGTTAAGACAGCTTTCAAGATCTCTTTTAAGACCTGAATTCGATTTTAAACCCAGTGAAAAAAATTTAGAAAAAGATTTAAGATCTGTAACCAAGCCTGATTTTTTAAAATCTGAAAAAATTAAAGAAAATTTAAATCCAACTTCAACAGGGGTAAGACTTATTTTACCAGAAGATATTTATAGTGAAGAAGTAATTGATTTTATAGAAAAAATAATAGCCAAAAAATTTGGATATCTTCTTTATCCTGTGATAAATTCAACTGGAGTATCAGAATTTGATCAGCCCTGGTTAGAGGAAAATATCAAAAAATCAGGTAAAAAGTTTATAATTATGCTCTGTCTAGAAGCCTGGCAGCCTCCTTTAAAACAAACTATTGAATATATAGAAAATTTACGTAAAATATCAGGTAAAAACTGTGAGATCCTGGTTGCCCTTGTTGGGAAACCGGGAAAAGAAGATCTTTTTTTGGATGTAGAAAAAAATGACTTTGAACTATGGCAGTTTAAAATTGATTCTATTAAAGATCCTCTTGTTTCACTTACTGAGCTGAAATTGGAATAGATATTATGGGGAAAAATATAAATGAATCAAACTTTAAAATACCAGTATTTGCCATTGTAGGTCATCCAAACGAAGGTAAATCTTCAGTTGTTTCAACTCTTGCTGAAGATGACAGGGTGAAAGTGAGCAGATACCCTGGTGAAACAACAGAGTCTATGTCTTATCCTGTGATAATTGACAACCTGGAAATAATAAGATTTGTAGATACCCCTGGATTTCAAAATCCTGGAAAAACCCTTGCCTGGATGAGAAATTACAAAGGGGATGCTTCAAATATTTTTAAAAATTTTATTGAAGAACACAAAGAAAACCCAGATTTTAAGGATGAAATTGAGCTTCTTACACCTATCAGCCAAGGTGCTTGTATTATTTATGTTGCAGATGGTTCAAGACCAGTAAGATCCATAGATAAAATGGAAATGGAAATTTTAAGGCTTACAGGTCAGCCTAGAATGGCTGTTCTTAATGCCAAGGAAAATGAGGATAAATATCTTGATGAATGGAAACTGGAGTTTACAAAGAACTTCAATTCTGTTCGCATTTTTAATGCACATACAGCAACTTACAAGGAAAGAATTTCTATTCTTGAATCCTTAAAAGCAATGCATCAAGACTGGCAGGAAGAAATAGCCAGGGTTGTTGATGCCTTTAAAAATGACTGGGACAACAGAGCTGAGGAAGCTGCAGAGTATATTTTGGAGTTTTTAAAAAAAAGCATTAGTTTTAAAATTAAAAAAACTTTTTCTTCCAGGTCAAAAACAGAGGAGTTTAAAGAAGAACTTGTTAAATCCTATAAGCAAAAACTTATAAGTTATGAAAAACAAGCCTGTCAAAAAATAAAGAAGCTATATAAACACAATATTTTTAATTATTCTTTACCGCAATATTCAGTTTTAAATGAAGACTTGTTTGATGAGAAAAATCTTGAAATTTTAGGACTTAAATCAAGTCAGCTTGCAATTGCCGGAGGAATTGCCGGTGGTGTAATGGGTGCTGTTGCTGATGGAATTTTTCACGGAATAAGCCTGGGAGTATTTACAGCAATTGGGGGAGCCGCAGGTGCTGGTTATGCTTATTTTAACAAAAACAAAATTGCAGATGTAAAGCTGGCTGGAATGAAACTTGGGAAATTTGAAATTATAGTAGGTCCATGCAGAAATATTCAGCTTTTTTATGTGCTTATGGACAGAATTCTTATTTTTTATTCAAATTCAATTAATTGGGCCCATGGTAGAAGAGAGGAAAGTTTTTCGGACAATTTTGTAAAATCAAATAAAATTGGATTTTCTTCTCGTCTTGATAATGAAAAAAGAAAGATATTTGATAAGTTTTTTAGGCAGACAACCAAGCCAAAGTCGGTAAAAAAAGAAATGGTTTTGGAAAAAGATTTGATCATGGAAATTAAAAAAATCCTTCTTTCAATTTCAGGCAATTAATTTTTTAAATATATTTTGAGAGTTTGACTAAAACTGAAATTTTAAGTGATTTGTTTTTCGTAGACAAAAATTTATTATATTTAATAAGTAAAACATAAAAGCCCGGTAAAAACTACCGGGCTTTTATAATTTAGAAATCAGATGTTTTTATCAGTCTTTGTTAAGTCTTTCTTTTACTTCTTCTTCAACCTGCTCAATTATTTCTGCTGGAGCACGTTTGTAAAAACCAAACTCCATTGTAAATTGGGCCTTACCCTGGGTGCAAGATCTTAAGTCAGTTGAATATCCAAACATTCCTGAAAGGGGTGATTCTGCTTCAATTGTACACATAGGTCCGTCTTCGTGGACAGATTTGATTATACTTCTTCTCTGGTTAAGGGTTCCTATAACATTTCCCTGGAATTCGCCTGGAGTTTCAACAACAACCTTCATTATAGGCTCAAGTATAGTTGGTTTTGCTTTGTAGTAAACTTCAAGAAAAGCATCTCTTGCAGCAATGCGAAAAGCCATTTCAGATGAGTCAACTGCATGGGAGGCACCATCGTTAATTACCACTCTTACTCCTGTTAAAGGAAACTCAAGTCTTGGTCCTTTTGCAAGGCAGTCTTTGAACCCAGCTTCACAAGCAGGAATGAACTGTCTTGGAATTGAACCGCCTTTAATAAGGTCAACAAATTCAAATTCTTCCTCAATTGGCTCAATATAGCCTGCAATTCGGGCAAATTGTCCTGAACCACCTGTTTGCTTTTTGTGTGTATAATTAAACTCAGCATGCTTGGTAATTGCTTCTCTGTATGCAACTCTTGGCTTTCCTGTTGTAACTTCAGCTTTATATTCTCTTTTCATTCTTTCAATATAAACTTCAAGGTGAAGCTCGCCCATACCTTCAACAATGGTTTCTCCTGACTCATCATCTACAAAAGTGCGAAAAGTCGGGTCTTCCTTGGTAAATCTCTGGAGAGCCTTTGACATGTTCACCTGGGCTTTATTGTCTTTTGGTTGTACAGAAAGAGAAATAACAGGTTTGGGAATAAACATTGAAGTCATTGAAATATTGATTGCAGGATCACAAAACGTATCTCCTGAAGCACAGTCAACTCCAAAAATAGCTCCAATCATTCCTGAAGGAATTTCATTTATATCTTCCATTTGATCCGAATGCATTTTTACAAGACGGCCAATTTTAATTTTTCTTTTTGTTCTTACATTTATAAGGGTGTCCCCCTTTTTTACACTTCCTTGATAAACCCTGATATAAGTAAGCTGACCATATGCTCCGTCTTCAAGCTTAAAAGCAAGAGCAACTGTTTTTGCTTCAGGGTCATTTGAAAGAATAATAATTTCTTCTTCATTATCCAGGTTAAGTCCTTCATTTTCTATCTGGGTGGGGTTGGGAAGGAAGAGTAAAACCGCATCAAGGAGTTTCTGGATTCCTTTGTTTTTAAATGCAGAACCCATTGCAACAGGAGTAAGCTCTCTTATTAAAGTACCTTTTCTTATTGCAGAGATAAGCATATCTTCGGTAATTTCGGTTTCTTCAAGAATTGCTTCAGTGAGTTCATCTGAAAAAAGTGAGGCAGCATCAATTAGTTCTTCTCTTTTTTCTTCTGCCATTTCAATAAGGTTTTCTGGAATTTCTTTTTCTATTAGATCGTCTCCATTAATGCCTTCAAAGTAATAAGCTTTCATTTGAATAAGATCCACCACACCTTCAAGTGAATCTTCAAGCCCTATGGGAATCTGGATAGCAACTGCATTATGCCCCAGTTTTGTGTTAAGTTGTTCAATAACTCTGAATGGGTCTGCTCCGACTCTGTCGCATTTGTTAACAAATGCCATGCATGGAACGTTATATCTTTTCATCTGCTGATCAACGGTAATAGACTGGGACTGAACTCCACCAACTGAACAAAGAACAAGAATAGCAC
This is a stretch of genomic DNA from Desulforegulaceae bacterium. It encodes these proteins:
- a CDS encoding DUF4198 domain-containing protein, coding for MKKGCLVLVGLFVLIFAVPAYSHFQMIYTPESALTNASEIDLKLVFTHPFDGGYTMDMGKPVKFFVVKRERKTDLLKTLKPIEWKSSTNSGKAYEAKFKLRGMGDNVFCLVPEPYFEKNEDIYIQQITKMIVNTAGFPTDWDLETDLPTEIVPLDKPYALWTGNVFRGIVKSNGKPVPYAEIEVEYLNHQPLIDKNEFAKEGAVEAPQDSFVTMGIKANSNGEFTFGIPKAGWWGFCALGSGPSKKYKGKELSQDAVIWIQARDMK
- the fusA gene encoding elongation factor G, whose protein sequence is MKYDINRIRNIGISAHIDSGKTTLTERILYFTKRIHAFHEVKGKDGVGATMDHMELEKERGITIASAATFCEWKDTPINIIDTPGHVDFTIEVERSLRVLDGAILVLCSVGGVQSQSITVDQQMKRYNVPCMAFVNKCDRVGADPFRVIEQLNTKLGHNAVAIQIPIGLEDSLEGVVDLIQMKAYYFEGINGDDLIEKEIPENLIEMAEEKREELIDAASLFSDELTEAILEETEITEDMLISAIRKGTLIRELTPVAMGSAFKNKGIQKLLDAVLLFLPNPTQIENEGLNLDNEEEIIILSNDPEAKTVALAFKLEDGAYGQLTYIRVYQGSVKKGDTLINVRTKRKIKIGRLVKMHSDQMEDINEIPSGMIGAIFGVDCASGDTFCDPAINISMTSMFIPKPVISLSVQPKDNKAQVNMSKALQRFTKEDPTFRTFVDDESGETIVEGMGELHLEVYIERMKREYKAEVTTGKPRVAYREAITKHAEFNYTHKKQTGGSGQFARIAGYIEPIEEEFEFVDLIKGGSIPRQFIPACEAGFKDCLAKGPRLEFPLTGVRVVINDGASHAVDSSEMAFRIAARDAFLEVYYKAKPTILEPIMKVVVETPGEFQGNVIGTLNQRRSIIKSVHEDGPMCTIEAESPLSGMFGYSTDLRSCTQGKAQFTMEFGFYKRAPAEIIEQVEEEVKERLNKD
- a CDS encoding GTPase/DUF3482 domain-containing protein → MGKNINESNFKIPVFAIVGHPNEGKSSVVSTLAEDDRVKVSRYPGETTESMSYPVIIDNLEIIRFVDTPGFQNPGKTLAWMRNYKGDASNIFKNFIEEHKENPDFKDEIELLTPISQGACIIYVADGSRPVRSIDKMEMEILRLTGQPRMAVLNAKENEDKYLDEWKLEFTKNFNSVRIFNAHTATYKERISILESLKAMHQDWQEEIARVVDAFKNDWDNRAEEAAEYILEFLKKSISFKIKKTFSSRSKTEEFKEELVKSYKQKLISYEKQACQKIKKLYKHNIFNYSLPQYSVLNEDLFDEKNLEILGLKSSQLAIAGGIAGGVMGAVADGIFHGISLGVFTAIGGAAGAGYAYFNKNKIADVKLAGMKLGKFEIIVGPCRNIQLFYVLMDRILIFYSNSINWAHGRREESFSDNFVKSNKIGFSSRLDNEKRKIFDKFFRQTTKPKSVKKEMVLEKDLIMEIKKILLSISGN
- a CDS encoding FeoB-associated Cys-rich membrane protein — translated: MGEIFVFIIVGISVVYVVRKLYLSFKNDSIDSGCQGCSGCENPKIKK
- a CDS encoding DUF2868 domain-containing protein translates to MGNTFKSKWKLKDLIDFDYFLFLRKNNDKDRRSSDREFYLDKIAPFANFESSNFNQKDLLYLWASAKKTELIKISNPQLPGEWSVSAVKLIVLIFSVLFFLIGLFTAFGFLSYSGVSPINVFYYFGIFAGFQILILPFAFIPFFFRNEKSFFKKFSLFLPVAGFFKIAFQKIFKKFFHKSSSDPSVLYSFDFLKYSQPLFWLFFTISQGIIALFSTGVLIGTLIKVTGSDLAFGWQTTLNPGAEYIYKIVSFIASPWAWFIPESMANPSMDQIIGSKIILKEGIASLSTQDMTSWWPFLCFSVLFYSIIPRFIIMLVAYFNYSRTIKKYPKDSSELRQLSRSLLRPEFDFKPSEKNLEKDLRSVTKPDFLKSEKIKENLNPTSTGVRLILPEDIYSEEVIDFIEKIIAKKFGYLLYPVINSTGVSEFDQPWLEENIKKSGKKFIIMLCLEAWQPPLKQTIEYIENLRKISGKNCEILVALVGKPGKEDLFLDVEKNDFELWQFKIDSIKDPLVSLTELKLE